A DNA window from Acidobacteriota bacterium contains the following coding sequences:
- a CDS encoding NADPH:quinone reductase produces MKAILAHEFGGPDVLKLEDVPDPVAGKGQVRVRIHAVGVNPYDTYMRAGGYAIQPALPYTPGADAAGVLDQVGNGVSGWSSGDRVYISGTALGKAHGAYAELAVCEAAQVHRLPARITFAQGAGLFVPYVTAWRALFGRANARAGDTVLIHGASGGVGIAATQFAVAAGLTVIGTAGTDEGLAEVAKQGAHHAFNHRLEGYLARITAATGGRGPDLILEMLANVNLDHDLTVVAPGGRIVVIGNRGRVEIDARKIMTKDCAVYGLALWGIPADEVRRAHQAIVAGLESGALNPVVGKEMPLGDAARAHVAVMEPGARGKIVLIP; encoded by the coding sequence ATGAAAGCGATTCTCGCGCACGAGTTCGGCGGTCCTGATGTCCTGAAGCTGGAGGACGTCCCGGACCCCGTGGCTGGCAAGGGGCAGGTCCGGGTTCGCATTCACGCCGTCGGCGTGAACCCCTACGACACCTACATGCGCGCGGGCGGCTATGCGATCCAGCCCGCGCTGCCGTACACCCCTGGTGCGGACGCAGCGGGCGTGCTCGACCAGGTCGGTAACGGCGTGTCGGGTTGGAGCTCCGGCGACCGCGTCTACATCAGCGGTACCGCGCTCGGCAAGGCGCACGGCGCGTACGCCGAACTCGCCGTGTGCGAGGCCGCGCAAGTTCATCGCCTCCCGGCGCGCATCACCTTCGCACAAGGGGCCGGGTTGTTCGTGCCCTACGTGACTGCGTGGCGTGCGCTCTTTGGGAGGGCCAACGCCCGCGCCGGCGACACGGTGCTGATTCATGGCGCCAGCGGCGGCGTCGGCATCGCGGCGACGCAGTTTGCGGTGGCGGCGGGGTTGACCGTGATCGGCACAGCCGGAACGGACGAGGGACTGGCCGAGGTCGCGAAGCAGGGCGCGCACCACGCCTTCAATCACCGTCTCGAGGGTTACCTCGCACGGATCACCGCGGCGACTGGCGGCCGCGGGCCGGATCTCATTCTGGAGATGCTCGCAAACGTGAACCTAGATCACGACCTGACTGTCGTGGCGCCCGGCGGCAGAATAGTCGTGATCGGCAATCGCGGCCGGGTCGAGATCGACGCCCGTAAGATTATGACCAAGGATTGTGCGGTTTACGGTCTGGCGTTATGGGGTATTCCCGCGGACGAAGTGCGCCGGGCGCACCAGGCAATCGTCGCCGGCCTGGAAAGCGGTGCGCTCAACCCTGTGGTCGGGAAGGAAATGCCATTGGGAGACGCCGCCCGGGCGCACGTGGCGGTGATGGAGCCCGGCGCCCGCGGCAAGATCGTGCTCATCCCTTGA
- a CDS encoding DUF2721 domain-containing protein produces the protein MDWLTRLEAPQNALAILTAMITPAVLISACGALIFSTSTRLGRVIDRVRVLSERFETVALHPEKDELFAERRELIFSQLDRQTSRARLIQRAMTAFYTALGVFVASSVAIAVVSAAARNFTWIAVVLGLLGSLFMLYGSVLLIVESRMALGAIHSEMDFVWKVSTKMAGKELASKPTGGPFTWLGRKI, from the coding sequence ATGGACTGGCTCACGCGGCTCGAGGCTCCCCAGAACGCACTCGCCATCCTGACGGCGATGATCACGCCGGCGGTGCTGATCTCGGCCTGCGGCGCGCTGATCTTCTCCACCAGCACGCGGCTCGGGCGGGTCATCGACCGCGTGCGCGTGCTGTCGGAGCGGTTCGAGACGGTGGCGCTCCATCCCGAGAAGGACGAGCTGTTCGCGGAGCGGCGCGAGCTGATCTTCTCGCAGCTCGATCGACAGACCTCGCGCGCGCGGCTGATCCAGCGGGCGATGACGGCCTTCTACACCGCGCTCGGCGTGTTCGTCGCGTCCAGCGTCGCCATTGCCGTCGTCTCGGCCGCGGCCCGCAACTTCACCTGGATTGCCGTGGTCCTGGGCCTGCTCGGGTCGCTGTTCATGCTCTACGGCTCGGTCCTGCTGATCGTCGAAAGCCGCATGGCCCTCGGCGCCATTCACAGCGAGATGGACTTCGTTTGGAAGGTCAGCACGAAGATGGCGGGCAAGGAGCTGGCGAGTAAGCCCACCGGCGGCCCCTTCACCTGGCTGGGGCGGAAGATCTAG
- a CDS encoding amidohydrolase, whose product MKTAVLAVALLLSLPSPMPAQTAPNPLAGEADRLSVELNPQVVAWRRDFHKNPELGNRETRTAKVIADELRKLGFEVTTGVATTGVVGVLKGALPGPVVALRADMDGLPVTEQGDLPFKSTVKTQWNGQEVGVMHACGHDNHMAILLGTATALARMKDRLPGTVKVIFQPAEEGPPPGETGGAEQMVKENVLENPKVDAVFGLHVFPYPAGTIVYRSGPLMASAESFLIRIKGRQTHGAVPWGGIDPIVIGSQVVMGLQTIISRTVNITEAPAVVTVGRFTGGNRSNIVPEMVELEGTIRTFDEGVRKDIHARIRSIATHYAEAAGATATVDIGFGANYPVTINNPALTERMLPTLRRAAGAENVRLGPLTGTAEDFSFFQQKVPGLFFFLGVTPRDQDHTKVPQNHSPLFFADESALPVGVKAMTNLALDYLFGGK is encoded by the coding sequence ATGAAAACTGCCGTGCTTGCCGTCGCGCTGTTGCTGTCGCTGCCGTCCCCAATGCCGGCCCAGACGGCTCCAAATCCGTTAGCAGGGGAAGCAGACCGGCTGTCGGTTGAGCTCAACCCGCAAGTCGTGGCGTGGCGTCGCGACTTTCACAAGAACCCCGAACTGGGAAATCGCGAGACCCGAACCGCCAAGGTCATCGCCGACGAACTGCGAAAGCTCGGCTTCGAGGTGACCACCGGCGTGGCCACCACCGGTGTCGTCGGGGTGCTCAAGGGCGCCCTTCCGGGCCCGGTCGTGGCGCTGCGCGCCGACATGGACGGCTTGCCCGTGACCGAGCAGGGCGACCTGCCGTTCAAGTCCACCGTCAAGACCCAGTGGAACGGACAGGAAGTTGGCGTGATGCACGCGTGTGGTCACGACAACCACATGGCGATTCTCCTTGGCACCGCCACCGCCCTCGCGCGCATGAAGGACCGCCTGCCGGGGACCGTGAAGGTGATCTTTCAGCCGGCCGAAGAAGGTCCGCCGCCAGGTGAGACCGGCGGCGCCGAGCAGATGGTGAAAGAGAACGTGCTCGAGAATCCGAAGGTGGATGCCGTCTTCGGGCTGCACGTGTTTCCCTATCCCGCCGGCACGATCGTCTACCGGTCCGGGCCATTGATGGCGAGTGCCGAATCGTTCCTGATTCGGATCAAGGGCCGCCAGACCCATGGCGCCGTGCCGTGGGGCGGCATCGACCCCATCGTGATCGGCTCGCAAGTCGTGATGGGCTTGCAAACGATCATCAGCCGCACCGTCAACATCACTGAAGCGCCCGCGGTCGTCACCGTCGGCCGCTTCACCGGCGGCAACCGCTCGAACATCGTGCCCGAGATGGTGGAGCTGGAAGGGACGATCCGCACGTTCGACGAAGGTGTGCGCAAGGACATCCACGCGCGCATTCGCTCGATCGCCACCCACTACGCCGAAGCGGCAGGTGCGACCGCGACGGTGGACATCGGCTTCGGCGCGAACTACCCGGTGACCATCAACAACCCGGCGCTGACCGAACGCATGCTGCCCACGTTGCGGCGGGCCGCCGGTGCCGAGAACGTGAGGCTTGGCCCCCTGACCGGAACGGCCGAGGACTTCTCGTTCTTTCAACAGAAGGTGCCGGGACTGTTCTTCTTTCTGGGCGTGACACCGCGTGACCAGGACCACACGAAAGTACCGCAGAATCACTCACCGCTGTTCTTCGCCGACGAGTCGGCATTGCCCGTCGGCGTAAAGGCGATGACCAACCTCGCGCTCGACTATTTGTTTGGAGGAAAGTAA
- a CDS encoding MBL fold metallo-hydrolase, producing the protein MNRRAFISTTAAGVAGLAVADSAFAFQPAAAAPPVTSFTELRRGVGMFMGSGGTIGYLVNADGAVAVDSQFMNTAEICAAGLKQRAPKGIAMLLNTHHHGDHTGGNKAYGVSKIVAHANCLKSHKEVTEAAKTVDQQAYATATFTDTWTEKFGDETIEARYYGAAHTNGDAVIHFQRANVMHMGDLLFNRAHPNIDRPQGASVANWIKVLEAVSNRASNDTIFIAGHAKDNVVRNTKAEVMHFRNYLTAVLEHARAGAKAGQSKEEVQKLPVLKGFEDNVSPNARLTLAFVLGICYDEVTGK; encoded by the coding sequence ATGAACCGTAGAGCCTTTATTTCGACCACCGCCGCCGGCGTCGCCGGCTTGGCCGTTGCTGATTCCGCATTTGCCTTTCAGCCCGCTGCGGCCGCTCCGCCCGTCACCTCGTTCACCGAACTGCGGCGGGGCGTCGGCATGTTCATGGGTTCCGGAGGCACGATTGGCTATCTTGTCAACGCTGACGGAGCCGTCGCGGTCGACAGCCAGTTCATGAACACCGCCGAGATCTGCGCGGCGGGCCTGAAGCAGCGCGCGCCCAAGGGCATTGCCATGCTGCTCAACACGCATCACCACGGCGACCACACCGGCGGCAACAAGGCCTACGGCGTCAGCAAGATCGTGGCTCATGCCAACTGCCTGAAGTCGCACAAAGAGGTGACCGAGGCGGCCAAGACGGTTGACCAGCAGGCGTACGCCACGGCGACGTTCACCGACACCTGGACGGAGAAATTTGGCGACGAGACCATCGAAGCCCGTTACTACGGCGCCGCCCACACCAACGGCGACGCGGTGATTCACTTCCAGCGCGCCAACGTCATGCACATGGGCGACCTGCTGTTCAACCGTGCGCACCCAAACATCGACCGACCACAGGGCGCCAGCGTCGCCAACTGGATCAAGGTGCTCGAAGCGGTCAGCAACCGTGCCTCAAACGACACCATCTTCATTGCCGGCCACGCCAAGGACAACGTGGTTCGCAACACCAAGGCCGAGGTGATGCACTTCCGCAACTACCTGACCGCTGTGCTGGAGCACGCGCGCGCCGGCGCCAAGGCCGGCCAGTCGAAAGAAGAAGTTCAGAAGTTGCCGGTGCTCAAGGGCTTTGAAGACAACGTCTCGCCCAACGCGCGCCTCACCCTCGCCTTCGTGCTCGGCATCTGCTACGACGAGGTCACCGGTAAGTAA
- a CDS encoding DinB family protein — MTDTNTSDPLRLQLARVLDWEEAHVGFDKAIDGLPPDQRGALAPGIAYSVWQLVEHMRLAQVDVLDFCLNPNYVHAMKWPDDYWPQAAPAYAQAWDDSVAGFKADRERLKDLVRDEAVDLHALVPKGTGHQSYLRAILLMADHNAYHLGQIVAVRRALGLWG, encoded by the coding sequence ATGACAGACACGAACACCTCAGATCCCCTTCGACTGCAGCTCGCGCGCGTCCTCGACTGGGAAGAGGCGCACGTTGGGTTCGACAAGGCCATCGACGGCCTGCCGCCGGATCAGCGAGGGGCGTTGGCGCCCGGCATCGCGTACTCCGTCTGGCAGCTGGTTGAGCACATGCGCCTTGCGCAGGTCGACGTGCTCGACTTCTGCCTGAACCCGAACTACGTGCACGCGATGAAGTGGCCGGACGACTACTGGCCGCAGGCCGCGCCGGCCTATGCGCAGGCGTGGGACGACAGCGTGGCCGGCTTCAAGGCGGACCGCGAGCGGCTCAAGGACCTGGTGCGAGATGAGGCCGTCGATCTCCACGCGCTGGTCCCGAAGGGCACAGGACACCAGTCCTACCTGCGCGCCATCCTCTTGATGGCCGATCACAACGCGTATCATCTCGGCCAGATCGTCGCCGTGCGGCGTGCGTTGGGGCTGTGGGGATGA
- a CDS encoding DUF3500 domain-containing protein — MRRLLTHTLVIGTMLGAWAFAEQTSPEQRSRALEVKELAVPFKGITANGQVEPGLFSLKSTGVSTEPVRKAAETFLASLTAEQRQKSTFAHDSDEWRSWANQSSYWARGVSFGEMSDAQREAALGMMRASLSARGLTLTENIRKLNHTLGELQNNDFTAHNEGRYHLTVMGAPSATEPWGWQFDGHHGIVNYFVLGDQVVMSPLFVGSEPVVAKSGKYAGTEILIDEARKGLALVNALTEAQRSQAVLNVAKTGNNILTQAWQDNVVLDYAGVRGSDLNGSQRQALLDLIEQYVGNMREGHAAVRMAEVKAHLDRTYFAWIGKTDADAVFYYRVHSPVLLIEFDHQTPVGLRHLYPPGVPFREHIHAVMRTPNGNDYGKDLLRQHYQRHPHVAAQ; from the coding sequence ATGAGAAGGCTGCTCACCCACACCCTCGTGATCGGCACGATGCTTGGCGCCTGGGCGTTTGCGGAGCAAACCAGTCCAGAGCAGCGCTCGCGCGCGCTCGAAGTCAAGGAACTGGCCGTGCCGTTCAAGGGCATCACCGCCAACGGGCAGGTCGAGCCGGGTCTGTTCAGCCTCAAGTCCACGGGCGTCTCTACCGAGCCGGTGCGCAAGGCGGCCGAGACCTTCCTGGCCTCGCTCACGGCGGAGCAGCGCCAGAAGTCGACCTTTGCGCACGATTCCGACGAGTGGCGCAGCTGGGCCAACCAGAGTTCCTATTGGGCGCGCGGCGTCAGCTTCGGTGAGATGAGCGACGCTCAACGCGAGGCGGCGCTCGGGATGATGCGGGCCAGCCTCAGCGCCCGCGGCCTGACATTGACCGAGAACATCAGGAAGCTGAACCACACGCTCGGTGAATTGCAGAACAACGACTTCACCGCGCACAACGAGGGCCGGTATCACCTGACCGTGATGGGCGCGCCGTCGGCGACCGAACCGTGGGGCTGGCAGTTCGACGGCCATCACGGCATCGTCAACTACTTCGTGCTGGGCGACCAGGTGGTGATGTCACCCCTGTTTGTCGGATCCGAGCCGGTGGTGGCGAAGAGCGGGAAATATGCGGGCACCGAGATCCTGATCGACGAAGCGCGCAAGGGCCTGGCGCTGGTGAACGCGCTCACCGAGGCGCAACGCAGCCAGGCGGTACTGAACGTCGCGAAGACCGGCAACAACATCCTGACGCAGGCGTGGCAGGACAACGTCGTGCTCGACTATGCCGGTGTGCGGGGGAGCGACTTGAACGGCTCACAACGGCAGGCGCTGCTGGATTTGATCGAGCAGTACGTGGGCAACATGCGCGAAGGCCATGCAGCGGTGCGGATGGCAGAGGTCAAAGCGCATCTCGATCGCACCTATTTTGCGTGGATCGGCAAGACCGACGCCGACGCCGTGTTCTACTACCGCGTGCACAGCCCCGTGCTGTTGATCGAGTTCGATCACCAGACGCCGGTGGGCCTGCGTCACTTGTATCCGCCGGGCGTGCCGTTTCGGGAGCACATTCATGCCGTGATGCGTACCCCGAACGGCAACGACTACGGCAAGGATCTATTGCGGCAGCATTACCAGCGGCATCCCCACGTCGCAGCGCAGTAA
- a CDS encoding protein kinase, producing MTLQRGTRLGPYEVVSLLGHGGMGEVYRARDERLNRDVAIKVLPQHLAGDIERLARLRREAQVLASLNDPNIAHIHGLEETNGVPALILELVEGSTLAERLANSSLPLSEAIGVARQIADGLEAAHEKGVIHRDLKPANVKITPDGTVKLLDFGLAKAVSADGPEPDLSMVTTANTEAGVVLGTAAYMSPEQARGRPVDKRTDIWAFGCVLFEMLSGRRPFGGETLSDTIAGILTRDPDWEALPPDLPANIHVLLRRSLEKDSKRRLRDIGDARIELDDARGAPAGHVPQEQPTAVTRRTAIAAVAGAAAGAAATGLLAVSRYRNDATPRKLGRFAIPLPGASVITVGFNKRVAISPDGTYLACNPVPQGNAANIFIRSKGDLEMRPLVEGARGVPFFSHDSRWVGYFTTDAPWRLQKVALSGGGATTLCRTENFAGATWAADDMIYFVPAVPGGLVRVAAAGGDPVSVVKIDLDRGERLFKFPHALPGGTAMLLTVGTVDSESFDDAQIVVVSLRTGERRVLIQGGTSPCYSPTGHVVYARNGSLFAVPFDLNRLEVTGQPVMVLEGVLMSRNSGVANFEISLTGDLVYVPGRAVGGSRTLHWVDRSGRPEPLSLPPRAFLHPRLSPDATRLAIEVEGPDHDVHVYDFRSGVFSNLTADGVSHWPVWSPDGLRIGYRSGPMGRFRLFEVPADRSAPAKQVLTTDISQSPGSYSPDGRAIVFTMNLQTSAPPKIAVISLDGDQKPRPLDDSRYAQGSPKISPDGRYLAYCTNETGRPQVYVRAFPGPGPTTQVSTEGGTDPVWRRDGRELFYRNGDSMMVVPLAAGPDFVNGRPELLWKGSYSHGMSSSCGPPGLTSSNYDVTPDGLRFLMVRDEDVEKETAREFILVQGWGDELSRLSTRS from the coding sequence ATGACCCTTCAACGCGGAACCAGGCTCGGACCCTATGAAGTTGTGTCGCTTCTCGGCCACGGTGGCATGGGCGAGGTCTACCGCGCGCGCGATGAGAGGCTCAATCGCGACGTCGCCATCAAGGTCCTGCCACAGCATCTCGCAGGTGACATTGAGCGGCTGGCGCGGCTCCGCCGCGAGGCCCAGGTTCTTGCGTCGCTGAATGATCCGAACATCGCGCACATTCATGGCCTCGAAGAGACGAACGGAGTGCCCGCGCTCATCCTGGAGCTCGTCGAAGGATCCACACTTGCGGAGCGCCTGGCGAACAGCTCGCTGCCGCTTTCTGAGGCAATCGGAGTCGCAAGGCAGATCGCCGACGGTCTCGAGGCGGCGCATGAGAAGGGCGTCATCCACCGTGACCTGAAGCCCGCCAACGTCAAGATCACTCCTGACGGCACCGTGAAGCTTCTCGACTTCGGGCTGGCCAAAGCCGTGTCTGCGGATGGCCCAGAGCCCGATTTGTCAATGGTCACGACCGCGAACACCGAGGCGGGCGTGGTGCTCGGAACCGCCGCGTACATGAGCCCTGAACAGGCGCGCGGGCGACCGGTCGACAAGCGTACCGATATCTGGGCGTTTGGATGCGTGCTCTTCGAGATGCTGTCCGGGCGGCGGCCCTTTGGCGGTGAGACGCTGTCAGACACGATCGCCGGCATTCTGACTCGGGACCCGGACTGGGAAGCCCTGCCGCCTGATTTGCCAGCCAACATTCATGTGCTCTTGCGCCGTAGCCTCGAGAAGGACAGCAAGCGCCGCTTGCGCGATATCGGCGACGCCCGCATCGAACTCGACGACGCAAGAGGCGCGCCTGCTGGCCACGTCCCTCAAGAGCAGCCCACGGCCGTCACTCGGAGGACCGCAATCGCCGCAGTGGCCGGTGCTGCGGCCGGCGCGGCGGCGACGGGCCTGCTGGCCGTCAGCCGCTATCGCAACGACGCCACGCCGCGCAAGCTGGGACGCTTCGCGATCCCGTTGCCGGGCGCAAGTGTCATTACGGTCGGCTTCAACAAGCGGGTCGCCATCTCGCCGGACGGGACGTACTTGGCCTGCAACCCGGTGCCGCAAGGCAACGCCGCCAACATCTTCATCCGGTCGAAAGGCGACCTGGAAATGCGACCGCTTGTGGAAGGTGCTCGCGGCGTGCCGTTCTTCTCGCACGACTCTCGTTGGGTGGGCTATTTCACGACCGACGCCCCGTGGCGACTGCAGAAGGTCGCGCTGAGCGGCGGTGGAGCGACGACGCTTTGCCGCACCGAAAATTTCGCAGGAGCGACTTGGGCGGCCGACGACATGATCTATTTCGTCCCGGCCGTGCCGGGAGGACTGGTTCGCGTCGCGGCCGCGGGCGGCGATCCCGTCTCGGTGGTGAAGATCGATCTCGATCGCGGTGAACGCCTCTTCAAGTTTCCGCACGCGCTCCCTGGCGGCACGGCCATGCTGCTCACAGTCGGAACGGTTGACAGCGAATCATTCGACGATGCCCAGATCGTGGTTGTCTCGCTGCGGACGGGCGAAAGACGGGTGCTGATCCAGGGCGGTACTAGCCCGTGTTATTCACCCACGGGCCACGTCGTCTACGCGCGCAACGGCAGTCTGTTCGCGGTCCCTTTCGATCTGAACCGGCTGGAAGTCACCGGCCAGCCGGTGATGGTGCTGGAAGGCGTGCTGATGAGTCGTAACTCGGGTGTCGCGAACTTCGAGATTTCACTGACGGGCGACCTCGTCTACGTCCCTGGCCGCGCGGTCGGCGGGTCCCGTACACTGCACTGGGTTGATCGCAGCGGCCGTCCCGAGCCACTTTCGCTGCCGCCGCGAGCCTTTCTCCATCCGCGCCTCTCGCCTGACGCGACACGGTTGGCGATCGAGGTCGAGGGACCCGATCACGATGTGCACGTCTATGACTTCCGCAGTGGCGTGTTCTCGAACCTCACCGCCGACGGCGTCAGCCACTGGCCCGTCTGGTCGCCGGATGGACTTCGGATTGGCTATCGTTCGGGGCCGATGGGGCGCTTCCGCTTATTCGAAGTACCCGCCGACCGCAGCGCCCCCGCCAAGCAGGTCCTCACGACAGACATATCCCAAAGTCCGGGGTCTTACTCGCCGGATGGCCGTGCGATCGTGTTCACGATGAACCTGCAGACCTCAGCGCCGCCGAAGATCGCGGTGATCTCGCTCGACGGCGATCAGAAGCCCCGGCCGCTCGACGATTCCCGGTACGCGCAGGGGTCGCCCAAGATCTCGCCGGACGGCCGCTATCTCGCCTATTGCACGAACGAAACCGGGCGGCCTCAAGTGTACGTTCGGGCCTTTCCCGGACCAGGACCCACGACCCAGGTCTCGACCGAAGGTGGTACCGATCCGGTCTGGAGACGAGACGGCCGCGAGTTGTTCTATCGCAATGGCGACAGCATGATGGTGGTTCCGCTTGCGGCCGGTCCGGACTTCGTCAACGGTCGGCCCGAGCTATTGTGGAAGGGCAGCTACTCGCACGGTATGAGTAGCTCGTGCGGTCCCCCCGGCCTGACCTCGTCCAACTACGACGTCACGCCTGACGGTCTGCGATTCCTGATGGTCAGGGACGAGGACGTGGAGAAAGAGACCGCGCGCGAGTTCATCCTCGTCCAGGGCTGGGGCGACGAGCTGTCCCGCTTGTCCACGCGCAGCTGA
- a CDS encoding M3 family metallopeptidase, which translates to MRLTLGSLIVIALAGLTSAGHLVAQAPPAATGSTAPFFAGVTDPAALTTLVNEHLAAGRGLLAQLTSAPGRRPAEQTLRTYDNIIVHINAARDLSSVVRQLHPDAAMRTAAETLGQSAESFETELALNPAAYGALAGIRTAGAPADMKRYLKLELDDYRREGVDKDAATRAKVNELRDQLVRLRQEFDRNVRDGARTLTVANAGELAGLPPDYIAARKPRPDGSIVLTTNASDLQPVMLYAKSDDLRRRMLLESNDVAYPANLAVLQRTIETRAELAGTLGFKDWATFDLSNRMAATPQNAAAFIDRIVAASAAKANADYQLILDRKRQDQPGATTVEAWQRRYYTELVRQSSYDFNSQSMRPYFSYERVRAGVFAVSGRLFGLEFRPAPSLPVWHPSVEPYEVFEAGRLVGRIYLDMHPRAGKAGGGATAATARAGIRGRQLPEVVLITRFPGGTPGDPGLMTFDQVTTFFHEFGHLVHALSSGQQQQWIGLTRVAERDFIEAPSQMMEEWVSDPATLATFATHYQTNEPIPAALVHQMRRANELGRGYDTRQQMVFAGLSLSLHNRDPKDADAMVIYKDLMTKYLPTTYPEGSHFPGTFTQLSNPNYTASYYTYMWSLVIAKDLFSGFDKRDLLAPGPARRFRNKVLAQGGAKPAAELVRDFLGRPYSFDAWAAWLNQETPAP; encoded by the coding sequence ATGCGCCTGACACTTGGTTCGTTGATCGTTATCGCCCTGGCCGGGTTGACCTCGGCCGGCCATCTGGTGGCGCAGGCGCCGCCGGCCGCTACCGGCAGCACGGCGCCGTTCTTTGCCGGGGTCACCGATCCGGCGGCCCTCACGACGCTGGTCAATGAACACCTGGCGGCCGGGCGCGGGTTGCTCGCCCAGCTGACGTCGGCGCCAGGCCGGCGCCCGGCAGAACAGACGCTGCGGACGTACGACAACATCATCGTCCACATCAACGCCGCCAGGGACCTGTCGTCGGTGGTTCGCCAGCTCCATCCCGATGCCGCCATGCGCACCGCCGCCGAGACACTCGGCCAGTCCGCGGAGAGTTTCGAAACTGAGCTGGCGCTGAACCCGGCCGCCTACGGGGCCTTGGCCGGCATCCGCACCGCCGGCGCGCCCGCCGACATGAAGCGGTACCTCAAGCTCGAACTCGACGACTACCGCCGCGAGGGCGTCGACAAGGATGCCGCGACGCGCGCCAAGGTCAACGAGCTGCGCGACCAGCTGGTGCGGCTGCGCCAGGAGTTTGATCGCAACGTCCGCGACGGGGCGCGGACGCTGACGGTGGCCAACGCCGGCGAGCTGGCCGGCCTGCCGCCCGACTACATCGCCGCCCGCAAGCCCAGGCCCGACGGCTCCATAGTCCTGACGACGAACGCGTCGGACCTGCAGCCGGTGATGCTGTATGCGAAGAGCGACGACCTGCGCCGCCGCATGCTGCTCGAGTCGAACGACGTCGCCTATCCGGCCAACCTGGCGGTGCTGCAACGGACCATCGAAACCAGGGCGGAGCTGGCCGGCACGCTCGGCTTCAAGGACTGGGCGACCTTCGACCTGTCGAACCGCATGGCGGCCACGCCGCAGAACGCGGCTGCGTTCATCGATCGCATTGTCGCCGCGTCGGCGGCGAAGGCCAACGCCGACTACCAGTTGATCCTCGACCGCAAGCGGCAGGACCAGCCGGGCGCGACCACCGTCGAGGCGTGGCAGCGCCGCTACTACACGGAGCTAGTGCGGCAATCGAGCTACGACTTCAACTCGCAGTCCATGCGTCCCTATTTCTCCTACGAACGGGTGCGGGCCGGTGTGTTCGCGGTCAGCGGCCGGCTGTTCGGCCTCGAGTTCAGGCCGGCGCCGTCGCTGCCGGTGTGGCATCCATCGGTCGAACCCTACGAAGTGTTCGAGGCAGGGCGGCTGGTCGGCCGCATCTATCTCGACATGCACCCGCGTGCCGGCAAGGCCGGCGGCGGCGCCACCGCGGCCACCGCGCGCGCCGGCATCCGCGGCCGTCAGTTGCCAGAGGTGGTGCTGATTACCCGCTTCCCCGGCGGCACCCCGGGCGATCCCGGCCTCATGACCTTCGACCAGGTCACGACGTTCTTTCACGAGTTCGGCCACCTGGTGCATGCCCTGTCGTCGGGACAGCAGCAGCAGTGGATCGGCCTCACCCGCGTGGCCGAGCGCGACTTCATCGAGGCGCCCTCGCAGATGATGGAAGAGTGGGTCTCGGATCCCGCGACGCTCGCGACCTTCGCGACGCATTACCAGACCAACGAACCGATTCCTGCGGCGCTGGTCCACCAGATGCGCCGGGCCAACGAGCTCGGCCGCGGCTACGACACGCGCCAGCAGATGGTGTTTGCCGGCCTCAGCCTGTCGCTGCACAATCGCGATCCGAAAGACGCCGATGCGATGGTGATCTACAAGGATTTGATGACGAAGTACCTGCCGACGACGTACCCGGAGGGTAGTCATTTTCCGGGGACTTTTACGCAGCTGTCGAACCCCAACTACACCGCGTCGTACTACACCTACATGTGGTCGCTGGTGATTGCGAAAGACCTGTTCAGCGGTTTCGACAAGCGCGACCTACTCGCGCCAGGACCGGCCCGCCGGTTCCGCAACAAGGTGCTGGCGCAGGGCGGCGCCAAGCCGGCCGCCGAACTGGTGCGTGACTTCCTGGGTCGCCCCTACAGCTTCGATGCGTGGGCGGCCTGGCTGAACCAGGAGACGCCGGCGCCTTAG